The following coding sequences lie in one Sandaracinaceae bacterium genomic window:
- a CDS encoding TraB/GumN family protein yields the protein MRSLSPVLRATSVTLTLLPALLALAGCGGTAATAEPSTVLSAPAHAPFLWRVTSPEGQVSHLMGTIHGAVTLEEALPAPHNGLLSTAEAVYVESLVDDQAQLMAFAQRMLQPSEVPLSQKVGAQTFDALVAQLATFPRERLDTLRPWAAFFVVLSVRLTQSLQAHAREAGTDPATPAMDAVILQQTRARELTPQPLEQMNELADIFEGLDEAVYLAMLAEFAEPVSPDATDPAAEQLSQLVTAYRAGDLEAMTTLVDQLNTGESTSAFFTMLIAQRNALWMTRLRSAFNAGGAFVAVGAAHLPGPEGLLAQLTAVGFVVTRL from the coding sequence ATGCGTTCTCTGTCTCCGGTGCTCCGCGCCACCTCCGTGACCCTGACCTTGCTCCCGGCGCTGCTGGCCCTCGCGGGCTGTGGTGGCACGGCGGCCACCGCCGAGCCCAGCACCGTTCTGAGCGCTCCCGCGCACGCGCCCTTCTTGTGGCGCGTTACGAGCCCCGAAGGGCAGGTGTCGCACCTGATGGGGACCATCCACGGGGCGGTCACGCTCGAGGAGGCGCTGCCCGCGCCCCACAACGGGCTGCTGAGCACCGCGGAGGCCGTGTACGTGGAGTCGCTGGTGGACGACCAGGCGCAGCTCATGGCGTTCGCGCAGCGCATGCTGCAGCCGAGCGAGGTGCCGCTGTCCCAGAAGGTGGGGGCCCAGACCTTCGATGCGCTGGTGGCGCAGCTGGCCACGTTCCCGCGCGAGCGGCTGGACACGCTGCGCCCGTGGGCCGCGTTCTTCGTGGTGCTCTCGGTGCGCCTCACACAGTCGCTGCAGGCGCACGCCAGAGAGGCCGGCACGGACCCGGCCACGCCCGCCATGGACGCCGTGATCTTGCAGCAGACCCGCGCGCGCGAGCTCACCCCACAGCCCCTCGAGCAGATGAACGAGCTGGCCGACATCTTCGAGGGCCTGGACGAGGCGGTGTACCTGGCCATGCTCGCGGAGTTCGCGGAGCCCGTTTCGCCCGATGCCACCGACCCCGCCGCCGAGCAGCTGAGCCAGCTGGTGACGGCCTACCGCGCGGGCGACCTCGAGGCCATGACCACCCTGGTGGACCAGCTCAACACGGGCGAGAGCACCTCGGCGTTCTTCACCATGCTCATCGCGCAGCGCAACGCCCTGTGGATGACGCGCCTGCGCAGCGCGTTCAACGCCGGCGGCGCGTTCGTGGCCGTGGGCGCCGCGCACCTGCCCGGGCCCGAGGGGCTGTTGGCGCAGCTGACCGCTGTTGGCTTCGTGGTCACGCGCCTCTGA
- a CDS encoding MFS transporter — MFPPEPTPAASPPRAPRVPDYVVFSTGHGFSSVGTWMQKTGVGWLAWELTHSPAWVGAIALSDLFSALWVAPLAGAVTDRSNPFRLILLTQVLLIGLALLLAGLTWSGQLTIGLLFAWAVLEASVQGFNLPVRMVAIGSLARPETMSQAIATSSIAVSLARSVGPAIAGIVMVSGHVAGVFVVNALSYLAMIAAILWLRRPLDRPSLSSRKERLLTDIAAGVDYIRNTPRVATIFLLALGFAVLARPFVELFPAIAGDVLRGGPETLSMLMTAQGLGALCGALFMLKPKPMDQTVRITFGAALGIALTLIVFSLTTQLHTVLLAIGVAGVFHVVCNIGMQTMAQTMSDPAMKGRVMSSYGLIFRAAPAIGATALGACAEWVPLQWLLGGAAALFGLLVLSKLAEVRRVFAVDQSA, encoded by the coding sequence TTGTTCCCCCCCGAACCGACCCCCGCAGCGTCACCGCCGCGCGCGCCCCGCGTGCCGGACTATGTGGTGTTCAGCACCGGCCACGGTTTCTCGTCCGTCGGCACCTGGATGCAGAAGACGGGCGTGGGCTGGCTGGCGTGGGAGCTCACGCACTCGCCCGCGTGGGTGGGCGCCATTGCGCTGAGCGACTTGTTCTCGGCGCTGTGGGTGGCGCCGCTGGCGGGCGCGGTGACCGACCGCAGCAACCCGTTTCGCCTGATCCTGCTCACGCAGGTGCTGCTCATCGGGCTCGCGCTGCTGCTGGCCGGGCTCACGTGGAGCGGGCAGCTGACCATCGGGCTGCTCTTCGCGTGGGCCGTGCTCGAGGCCAGCGTGCAGGGCTTCAACCTGCCGGTGCGCATGGTGGCCATCGGCTCGCTGGCCCGCCCCGAGACGATGTCGCAGGCCATCGCCACCAGCTCCATCGCGGTCAGCCTGGCGCGCAGCGTGGGCCCCGCCATCGCGGGCATCGTGATGGTGAGCGGGCACGTGGCGGGCGTGTTCGTGGTCAACGCGTTGTCGTACCTGGCCATGATCGCGGCCATCCTCTGGCTGCGGCGGCCGCTCGACCGACCGAGCCTATCTTCGCGCAAGGAGCGTCTGCTCACGGACATCGCCGCGGGCGTGGACTACATCCGCAACACCCCGCGCGTGGCCACCATCTTCCTGCTGGCGCTGGGCTTCGCGGTGCTGGCGCGGCCCTTCGTGGAGCTCTTCCCGGCCATCGCCGGCGACGTGCTGCGCGGCGGCCCCGAGACCCTCTCCATGCTCATGACGGCGCAGGGCCTCGGCGCGCTCTGCGGCGCGCTCTTCATGCTGAAGCCGAAGCCCATGGACCAGACGGTGCGCATCACGTTCGGCGCGGCGCTGGGCATCGCGCTCACGCTCATCGTCTTCTCGCTCACCACGCAGCTGCACACGGTGCTGCTGGCCATCGGCGTGGCGGGGGTCTTCCACGTGGTCTGCAACATCGGCATGCAGACCATGGCGCAGACCATGAGCGACCCGGCCATGAAGGGCCGCGTCATGTCGTCCTACGGGCTCATCTTCCGCGCCGCGCCGGCCATCGGCGCCACCGCGCTGGGCGCGTGTGCGGAGTGGGTGCCGCTGCAGTGGCTGCTGGGCGGCGCCGCCGCGCTGTTCGGCCTGCTGGTGCTCAGCAAGCTGGCCGAGGTGCGCCGAGTCTTCGCCGTGGATCAGAGCGCGTAA
- a CDS encoding DUF1016 family protein, with protein sequence MATAKQPRKKPAKARSKKVSAVVRQTPAKANRIVSAPDDSDARFAEVLTLIEAARSRAYQAINTELVGLYWQLGEYINEKIDNAEWGDGVVDELAATLAHRYPGLRGFTRRNLFRMRQFFEAYRHHKKVSPLVTQLPWTHHIIILSQTRRVEEREFYVLAAIKERWPKRELERQIQSGALLWSAPSTKKVSPAVAQTHPTALDELKNAYNLEFLSLHCDHSEADLHGALLRNLGRFITELGRDFCFVGSEYPVQVGNQDFAIDLLFFHRALQCLVAFELKVDKFKPADLGQLSFYVEALDRDVKKDHERPSIGVLLCASRDDEVVEYALARTTSPTLVAEYQIMLPAKELLRQKLHELYAQLAPDELASTGPLQPEPKPKRRRS encoded by the coding sequence ATGGCCACGGCGAAACAGCCCCGCAAGAAGCCCGCGAAGGCGCGGTCCAAGAAAGTCTCGGCGGTGGTGAGACAAACGCCAGCAAAGGCGAACAGGATCGTCTCCGCGCCCGACGACAGCGACGCTCGGTTCGCCGAGGTGCTGACGCTGATCGAGGCCGCACGCAGCCGCGCCTACCAGGCTATCAACACCGAACTCGTGGGCCTCTATTGGCAGCTGGGCGAGTACATCAACGAGAAGATCGACAACGCCGAGTGGGGCGACGGCGTCGTTGACGAGTTGGCTGCGACGCTTGCCCACCGCTACCCCGGTTTGCGTGGCTTCACGCGGCGAAACCTCTTTCGCATGCGGCAGTTCTTCGAGGCCTACCGGCACCACAAGAAAGTGTCACCGCTGGTGACACAATTGCCGTGGACCCATCACATCATCATTCTGAGCCAAACGCGACGCGTCGAGGAGCGCGAGTTCTATGTCCTCGCCGCCATCAAGGAGCGGTGGCCCAAGCGCGAGCTCGAGCGACAGATTCAGTCTGGTGCGCTTCTGTGGAGCGCACCGAGCACCAAGAAAGTGTCACCAGCGGTGGCACAAACACACCCAACGGCCCTCGATGAGCTGAAGAACGCCTACAACCTCGAGTTCCTGTCCCTGCACTGCGACCACTCCGAGGCCGACCTCCATGGCGCGCTGCTCCGCAACCTCGGCCGCTTCATCACCGAGCTCGGGCGAGACTTCTGCTTTGTGGGCTCGGAATACCCCGTCCAAGTCGGCAACCAGGACTTCGCGATCGACCTCTTGTTCTTCCATCGCGCGCTGCAGTGCTTGGTGGCCTTCGAGCTCAAGGTCGACAAGTTCAAGCCCGCCGACCTCGGCCAGCTCAGCTTCTACGTCGAGGCGCTCGATCGCGACGTGAAGAAGGACCACGAGCGCCCCTCGATTGGCGTGCTCCTCTGCGCGAGCAGAGACGACGAGGTCGTCGAGTACGCGTTGGCCCGCACCACGTCGCCAACGCTCGTGGCCGAATATCAGATCATGCTGCCTGCGAAGGAGCTGCTTCGGCAGAAGCTCCACGAACTCTACGCCCAGCTGGCGCCAGACGAACTCGCGTCGACAGGTCCGCTGCAGCCGGAGCCGAAGCCCAAGAGGCGCCGTTCGTAG
- a CDS encoding NAD(P)H-binding protein — MTQTHDTHSTNPASLPIAVVGAGQIGAPLVARLTALGHPVTWLSRTRPAQVPEGAQHVALDARDAGSLAEAVAGAHAVIAAVNPATYDAKVWARELPPLHAGLFAGVARAGTRLVLLDALYLYRMDAGPLAPDTPQEPSTAKGAIRKQLADMLGEAQRSTGLRATVLRAPDFWGPGLRSALISTEVLAGLRAGKRPLLLGNPDAPHAFAYRDDVVDALIQLALSEPDVEGRVFHAPVVHVSPRALVGALTEALGVSVAPRVAPRFVLRLAGLFDASTGGLVEMLPQWEQPYLVDDSAYRQRFGVQATSLQRGVAAMVAA; from the coding sequence ATGACCCAGACCCACGACACGCACTCCACCAACCCTGCTTCTCTCCCCATCGCGGTGGTGGGCGCCGGCCAGATCGGCGCGCCGCTGGTGGCACGTCTCACCGCGCTCGGGCACCCCGTCACCTGGCTGAGCCGCACGCGGCCTGCCCAGGTGCCCGAGGGCGCGCAGCACGTGGCCCTCGACGCTCGCGATGCCGGGTCGCTCGCCGAGGCCGTGGCCGGCGCCCACGCCGTGATCGCGGCGGTGAACCCCGCCACCTACGACGCGAAGGTCTGGGCGCGCGAGCTCCCGCCCTTGCACGCCGGCCTCTTCGCGGGGGTGGCCCGCGCGGGCACCCGGCTGGTGCTCTTGGACGCGCTCTACCTCTACCGCATGGATGCCGGCCCGCTGGCACCCGACACGCCGCAGGAGCCCAGCACCGCGAAGGGCGCCATCCGCAAGCAGCTGGCCGACATGCTGGGCGAGGCGCAGCGCAGCACCGGCCTGCGCGCCACCGTGCTGCGCGCCCCGGACTTCTGGGGCCCGGGTCTGCGCAGCGCGCTCATCTCCACCGAGGTGCTGGCGGGGCTGCGCGCCGGCAAGCGCCCGCTGCTGCTGGGCAACCCCGACGCGCCGCACGCCTTCGCGTACCGGGATGACGTGGTGGACGCGCTCATCCAGCTGGCCCTGTCCGAGCCGGACGTGGAGGGCCGTGTGTTCCACGCCCCCGTGGTGCACGTGAGCCCTCGCGCGCTGGTGGGTGCGCTGACCGAGGCGCTGGGGGTGAGCGTGGCGCCGCGCGTGGCCCCGCGCTTCGTGCTCCGCCTGGCCGGGCTGTTCGACGCGTCCACCGGTGGCCTGGTGGAGATGCTGCCGCAGTGGGAGCAGCCGTACCTGGTGGACGACAGCGCCTACCGCCAGCGCTTCGGCGTGCAAGCCACGTCGCTTCAGCGCGGGGTGGCCGCCATGGTCGCGGCGTGA
- a CDS encoding LysR family transcriptional regulator produces the protein MSNMLYQAPTELLPALAALLETESVTLAARRLGVGQPAMSRTLEKLREATGDALLVRSGRRLVRTRRAAELLPEVSGVLEGAARVLRPQEAFVPAEATGVVTFALGDDQQAMLASSLLARVRTEAPGLDLRVRPLTFESGSEALRGVVDVAVLPDMRRQYPMPDLDALVMSPEYTRRFVCVSRRRRKLTLDTFLAAEHLLVSPTGTEGGYVDDALRALGKRRRVAVTVPTFQAALAIVAETDLVATLPEDVTRALAPRLHRQPCPVATPELPMCVAWAARFTRDPRHRWLRGHVAAALRERVGRAKR, from the coding sequence ATGAGCAACATGCTTTACCAGGCCCCCACCGAGCTGCTCCCAGCGCTGGCCGCGCTGCTCGAGACCGAGAGCGTCACGCTGGCCGCCCGCCGGCTGGGGGTGGGCCAGCCCGCCATGAGCCGCACCCTCGAGAAGCTACGCGAGGCCACGGGGGATGCGCTCCTGGTGCGCAGCGGCCGGCGCCTGGTGCGCACGCGGCGCGCCGCCGAGCTGCTGCCCGAGGTGAGCGGAGTGCTGGAGGGCGCCGCGCGCGTGCTGCGGCCTCAGGAGGCGTTCGTGCCGGCCGAGGCCACCGGCGTGGTGACCTTCGCGCTCGGAGACGACCAGCAAGCCATGCTCGCCAGCAGCCTGCTGGCGCGCGTGCGGACCGAGGCACCGGGTCTCGACCTGCGCGTTCGCCCACTCACGTTCGAGAGCGGCAGCGAGGCCCTGCGCGGCGTGGTGGACGTGGCGGTGCTGCCGGACATGCGCAGGCAGTACCCCATGCCGGACCTCGACGCGCTGGTCATGAGCCCCGAGTACACGCGCCGCTTCGTGTGTGTCTCGCGCCGGCGCAGGAAGCTCACCCTGGACACGTTCCTGGCCGCCGAGCACCTCTTGGTGTCACCCACCGGCACCGAGGGCGGCTACGTGGACGACGCGCTGCGGGCCCTCGGCAAGCGCCGCCGGGTGGCGGTCACGGTGCCCACCTTCCAGGCCGCGCTGGCCATCGTGGCCGAGACCGACCTGGTGGCCACGCTGCCCGAAGACGTCACGCGTGCGCTGGCGCCGCGCCTGCATCGCCAACCCTGCCCGGTGGCCACCCCCGAGCTGCCCATGTGCGTGGCGTGGGCCGCTCGCTTCACGCGTGACCCGCGGCACCGCTGGCTGCGGGGGCACGTGGCGGCCGCGCTGCGCGAGCGCGTGGGCCGAGCCAAGCGCTGA
- a CDS encoding exonuclease SbcCD subunit D, with protein sequence MRFIHTSDWHLGKVLHQHSLLEDQQHALEQLFQILVDTRPDALVIAGDVYDRSVPPADAVRVLDDFLSRVSLDLQLPVVMIAGNHDGAERLGFGARLMAERRLCIAGPMSAQLPTLTLHDAHGPVVFCPLPYADPATIQLTHPYDDPRTHQRATEALVARALGSKPAGARAVCVAHAFVHGGSESESERPLTVGGTGLVDHTVFDGFDYVALGHLHRPQSVGRAAVRYCGSLLKYSFSELDHAKAVELVELGADGSAQVTALPITPRRDLMRIEGTLDALLSQPVASARSAYVQVQLTDEGALLDPLAKLRVVYPHIMDLRRTFLSQGANPALPQRDAIRRGRVELFASFYREVGAGTLDDGQHAILTEVFDEVLREEEPA encoded by the coding sequence ATGCGCTTCATCCACACATCGGACTGGCACCTCGGGAAGGTGCTGCACCAGCACTCGCTGCTCGAAGACCAGCAGCACGCGCTCGAGCAGCTCTTCCAGATCCTGGTGGACACGCGGCCCGACGCGCTGGTCATCGCGGGGGACGTGTACGACCGCTCGGTGCCGCCCGCCGACGCCGTGCGCGTGTTGGACGACTTCCTCTCGCGCGTGTCGCTGGACCTCCAGTTGCCGGTGGTCATGATCGCCGGCAACCACGACGGCGCCGAGCGGCTGGGCTTCGGCGCGCGCCTCATGGCCGAGCGCCGCCTGTGCATCGCGGGGCCCATGAGCGCGCAGCTGCCCACGCTCACGCTGCACGACGCGCACGGCCCGGTGGTGTTCTGCCCGCTGCCGTATGCGGACCCGGCCACCATCCAGCTCACGCACCCGTATGACGACCCGCGCACGCACCAGCGGGCCACCGAGGCGTTGGTGGCGCGCGCGCTGGGCAGCAAGCCCGCGGGGGCGCGCGCGGTGTGCGTGGCGCATGCCTTCGTGCACGGCGGCAGCGAGTCCGAGTCCGAGCGCCCGCTCACGGTGGGCGGCACCGGGCTGGTGGACCACACCGTGTTCGACGGCTTCGACTACGTGGCGCTCGGGCACCTGCACCGGCCGCAGTCCGTGGGGCGCGCGGCCGTGCGGTACTGCGGGTCGCTGCTCAAGTACTCGTTCTCCGAGCTGGACCACGCGAAGGCCGTGGAGCTGGTGGAGCTGGGGGCCGACGGAAGCGCGCAGGTCACCGCGCTGCCCATCACGCCGCGCCGCGACCTGATGCGCATCGAGGGCACGCTGGACGCGTTGCTCAGCCAGCCGGTGGCCTCCGCGCGCAGCGCCTACGTGCAGGTGCAGCTCACCGACGAGGGCGCGCTGCTGGACCCCCTCGCCAAGCTGCGCGTGGTCTACCCGCACATCATGGACCTGCGCCGCACCTTCCTGAGCCAGGGCGCGAACCCAGCGCTGCCGCAGCGCGACGCCATTCGCCGCGGGCGGGTGGAACTCTTTGCCAGCTTCTACCGCGAGGTGGGCGCGGGCACTCTCGATGATGGGCAGCACGCCATCCTCACCGAGGTGTTCGACGAGGTGCTGCGCGAGGAGGAGCCGGCGTGA
- a CDS encoding AAA family ATPase produces MRPLCLEMTAFGPFAGTQVIDFRELGAAQLFLICGETGSGKSAILDGLCAALYGESSGGERTVQQLRSDHADPKVATTLRLDFRVGEHTYRIERTPAQQRAKLRGEGYVEQAASATLWRLASDAPGALVAEVLAERKVREVDARVLGLVKLEAAQFRRVVVLPQGDFRQLLSADSQAREKLLEKLFDTVAFKRVEEALALRAKKLGSVIRDAEQRRAGLLASQGETSVDVLVAKVEGHERALPHLTREAQEAGQRAQEAVTHLADGRQLAQRFEALRSERAQEAELEAREPAVQHERVKLGQARAAEAIAPVFDAARRAAEQLGVRAEAEAQAQDALREVGARQQQAAEAAREAAAQHQLRAEREAERAAAEARAQAGRDWATRRKAREAAEVASTGAQEACAERERAHQAMTQDLDALGAQRVLVAEAAAQLARAEADLAVATGRLALHRHVARLAAELDVLEGELTNAQQQQHEAAAALDDASAALRAIEAAMHAGHAAVLARALREGEPCPVCGSAEHPAPAETLASTPTEVAHAAAERSAVKAREAHAGAATRAAAAEAKRDAKRSELHAQREPLGTETLGQVEQSVTLASATLTEAKARVDTKTALDAQHATLEASLSAAGAALTVARDAHAHATAHHDAAKREEALALAALGGEPADVDASAARAATLKSDIAAAEAAHEHASAQLAKAQQAHAAATSAAAAAAQERETATAHRDQAATAWAAQLAASSFPDEATFTAARLPAADTARLEASVEQHAHQRLALAARIATHLEALTGRVPPDLTALEQAATAATAANEAATKHQANVKSSARRGRELVQELERALAESQAQEAEHRAVAHLSAVASGNNSAKMNLHRFVLAAFLEEVLTQANQHLQLTSQGRYELVRRAAGGDARRAQGLDLDVHDHYTGEARASTTLSGGEGFLAALALALGLADVVRAHFGGVPIETVFIDEGFGSLDPETLDLVIETLLRLQSTGRMVGIISHVPELRERVDVLLEVSKGVNGSSARFRVPG; encoded by the coding sequence GTGAGGCCGCTGTGCCTCGAGATGACCGCCTTCGGGCCGTTTGCCGGCACGCAGGTCATCGACTTCCGCGAGCTGGGCGCGGCGCAGCTCTTCTTGATCTGCGGCGAGACGGGCTCCGGCAAGAGCGCCATCTTGGACGGGCTGTGCGCCGCGCTCTATGGCGAGTCGTCCGGTGGCGAGCGCACGGTGCAGCAGCTGCGCAGCGACCACGCAGACCCGAAGGTGGCCACCACCCTGCGCCTCGACTTCCGCGTGGGCGAGCACACCTACCGCATCGAGCGCACGCCCGCGCAGCAGCGCGCGAAGCTGCGTGGCGAGGGCTACGTGGAGCAGGCCGCGAGCGCCACGCTCTGGCGGCTGGCCAGTGACGCGCCGGGCGCGCTGGTGGCCGAGGTGCTGGCCGAGCGCAAGGTGCGCGAGGTGGACGCGCGCGTGCTGGGCCTGGTGAAGCTCGAGGCGGCGCAGTTCCGGCGCGTGGTGGTGCTGCCGCAGGGGGACTTTCGCCAGCTGCTGTCGGCTGACAGCCAGGCGCGCGAGAAGCTGCTGGAGAAGCTGTTCGACACCGTGGCGTTCAAGCGCGTGGAAGAGGCGCTGGCGCTGCGGGCCAAGAAGCTGGGCTCCGTGATCCGCGATGCCGAGCAGCGCCGCGCGGGGCTCCTCGCGAGCCAGGGTGAGACGTCGGTCGATGTGCTGGTGGCCAAGGTGGAGGGCCACGAGCGGGCCCTGCCGCACCTCACGCGCGAGGCGCAGGAGGCGGGCCAGCGCGCGCAGGAGGCTGTGACGCACCTGGCGGACGGGCGGCAGCTGGCGCAGCGCTTCGAGGCATTGCGCTCGGAGCGTGCGCAGGAGGCGGAGCTCGAGGCGCGTGAACCGGCGGTGCAGCACGAGCGCGTGAAGCTCGGGCAGGCCAGGGCGGCCGAGGCCATTGCGCCGGTGTTCGATGCCGCGCGGCGGGCGGCGGAGCAGCTTGGCGTTCGCGCCGAGGCCGAGGCGCAGGCGCAAGACGCGCTTCGCGAGGTGGGCGCGCGGCAGCAGCAGGCGGCCGAGGCGGCGCGGGAGGCAGCCGCCCAGCACCAGCTGCGCGCCGAGCGTGAGGCCGAGCGGGCTGCCGCCGAGGCGCGGGCGCAGGCGGGGCGCGACTGGGCCACGCGCCGGAAGGCCCGTGAAGCGGCCGAGGTGGCGAGCACCGGTGCGCAGGAGGCTTGTGCCGAGAGAGAGCGCGCGCACCAGGCGATGACGCAGGACCTCGATGCGCTGGGCGCGCAGCGCGTGCTGGTGGCGGAGGCCGCAGCACAGCTGGCGCGCGCGGAAGCCGATCTCGCCGTGGCCACGGGGCGCCTCGCGCTGCATCGCCACGTGGCGCGCCTCGCGGCCGAGCTCGACGTGCTGGAAGGCGAGCTCACAAACGCGCAGCAGCAACAGCACGAAGCTGCCGCCGCCCTCGATGACGCGAGCGCCGCGCTGCGCGCCATCGAGGCCGCCATGCACGCGGGCCACGCGGCGGTGCTGGCGCGTGCGCTGCGCGAGGGCGAGCCCTGCCCCGTGTGTGGCTCGGCCGAGCACCCGGCGCCTGCGGAGACCCTTGCGTCCACCCCCACCGAGGTGGCCCACGCGGCGGCCGAGCGCAGCGCGGTGAAGGCTCGAGAGGCGCACGCGGGCGCGGCCACACGCGCGGCTGCGGCCGAGGCCAAGCGCGACGCCAAGCGCAGCGAGCTGCACGCGCAGCGCGAGCCGCTCGGCACCGAGACCCTCGGGCAGGTGGAGCAGAGCGTGACCCTGGCCAGCGCCACGCTCACCGAGGCCAAGGCCCGCGTGGACACCAAGACCGCGCTCGATGCGCAGCACGCCACGCTGGAAGCCAGCCTGAGCGCCGCCGGGGCTGCGCTCACCGTCGCACGCGACGCACACGCACACGCCACGGCGCATCACGATGCGGCCAAGCGCGAAGAGGCGCTCGCCCTCGCAGCGCTGGGCGGCGAGCCCGCCGACGTGGACGCCTCGGCGGCGCGCGCGGCCACGTTGAAGTCAGACATCGCGGCTGCCGAAGCCGCGCACGAGCACGCCAGCGCCCAGCTGGCCAAGGCCCAGCAGGCCCACGCGGCGGCCACTAGCGCCGCCGCCGCAGCGGCCCAAGAGCGCGAGACCGCCACCGCTCACCGTGACCAAGCGGCCACCGCGTGGGCAGCCCAGCTCGCCGCCAGCAGCTTCCCAGACGAGGCCACGTTCACCGCCGCGCGCCTGCCCGCGGCGGACACGGCGCGGCTGGAAGCCAGCGTGGAGCAGCACGCCCACCAGCGCCTCGCGCTGGCCGCGCGCATCGCCACGCACCTCGAGGCCCTCACGGGGCGCGTTCCACCCGACCTCACCGCGCTCGAGCAGGCGGCCACCGCGGCCACCGCCGCGAACGAAGCGGCCACCAAGCACCAGGCCAACGTGAAGAGCAGCGCCCGCCGTGGCCGCGAGCTGGTGCAAGAGCTCGAGCGCGCTCTCGCGGAGTCCCAGGCCCAAGAAGCCGAGCACCGCGCCGTGGCGCACCTGAGCGCCGTGGCGAGTGGCAACAACTCCGCCAAGATGAACCTGCACCGCTTCGTGCTGGCGGCGTTCCTGGAAGAGGTCCTCACGCAGGCCAACCAGCACCTCCAGCTCACCAGCCAAGGCCGCTACGAGCTGGTGCGCCGCGCGGCCGGCGGCGACGCGCGCCGCGCCCAGGGCCTGGACCTGGACGTGCACGACCACTACACCGGCGAGGCGCGCGCCTCCACCACCCTCAGCGGCGGCGAGGGCTTCCTGGCGGCGCTGGCCCTCGCGCTCGGCCTGGCCGACGTGGTGCGCGCCCACTTCGGCGGCGTGCCCATCGAGACCGTCTTCATCGACGAGGGCTTCGGCAGCCTCGACCCCGAGACCCTCGACCTGGTCATCGAGACCCTGCTGCGCCTCCAGTCCACCGGCCGCATGGTGGGCATCATCTCGCACGTGCCCGAGCTGCGCGAGCGCGTGGACGTGCTGCTGGAGGTGAGCAAGGGAGTGAACGGGAGCAGCGCGCGGTTCCGTGTGCCGGGGTGA
- a CDS encoding aspartate kinase, translated as MSRIVCKFGGSSLADANQFRRVRAIVESDARRSIVVPSAPGKRSSTDAKLTDLLYLCQHSATLGSDFSGPFTQVRERFLEIERDLGLSGGMAAHLDALEVALREGVTKDFVASRGEYLNGLLLAAYLGAEFVDPEHFIIIQPNGSVDPQTYPLLGERLSDTSKRYVVPGFYGRDAKGRVRTFSRGGSDISGAIVARAVMAELYENWTDVSGLLMADPRIVKDPKPMQEVTYAEIRELSYMGASVLHDEAISPVREVGIPINIRNTNAPEHDGTRIVSTLSPHVEQTTEIAGIAGKKAFSMISVEKSLMNKEVGFGYRLLGILERHGISFEHCPSSIDSMSVVVDATEIEDKIDAVLGEIRSSLAPDKVDFVPSIALIAIVGEGMSKTIGIAAKVFIALRDAKVNVRIINQGASELNIIVGVVPEDYERALQALYEAFVSGPADIAASRASRPPEA; from the coding sequence ATGTCCCGTATCGTCTGCAAGTTCGGTGGCTCTAGCCTGGCTGACGCCAACCAGTTCCGCCGCGTGCGCGCCATCGTCGAGAGCGACGCGCGTCGCTCCATCGTGGTGCCGTCGGCGCCGGGCAAGCGCTCGTCCACCGACGCGAAGCTGACCGACCTGCTCTACCTCTGTCAGCACAGCGCCACGCTGGGCTCGGACTTCAGCGGGCCGTTCACGCAGGTGCGCGAGCGCTTCCTCGAGATCGAGCGCGACCTGGGCCTCAGCGGCGGCATGGCGGCGCACCTCGACGCGCTCGAGGTGGCTCTGCGCGAGGGCGTCACCAAGGACTTCGTGGCCTCACGCGGCGAGTACCTGAACGGCCTGCTGTTGGCGGCCTACCTGGGCGCCGAGTTCGTGGACCCGGAGCACTTCATCATCATCCAGCCGAACGGCAGCGTGGACCCGCAGACCTACCCGCTGCTGGGCGAGCGCCTCTCGGACACCAGCAAGCGCTACGTGGTGCCCGGCTTCTACGGGCGCGACGCCAAGGGGCGCGTGCGCACCTTCTCGCGCGGCGGCTCGGACATCTCGGGGGCCATCGTGGCGCGCGCCGTCATGGCCGAGCTCTACGAGAACTGGACCGACGTGTCGGGCCTGCTCATGGCGGACCCGCGCATCGTGAAGGACCCGAAGCCCATGCAGGAGGTCACCTACGCCGAGATCCGCGAGCTGTCCTACATGGGCGCCTCGGTGCTGCACGACGAGGCCATCTCGCCGGTGCGCGAGGTGGGCATCCCCATCAACATCCGCAACACCAACGCGCCCGAGCACGACGGCACGCGCATCGTGAGCACGCTCAGCCCGCACGTGGAGCAGACCACCGAGATCGCGGGCATCGCGGGCAAGAAGGCGTTCTCCATGATCAGCGTGGAGAAGAGCCTGATGAACAAGGAGGTGGGCTTCGGCTACCGCCTGCTGGGCATCCTCGAGCGCCACGGCATCAGCTTCGAGCACTGCCCGTCCAGCATCGACAGCATGAGCGTGGTGGTGGACGCCACCGAGATCGAAGACAAGATCGACGCGGTGCTGGGCGAGATCCGCAGCTCGCTCGCGCCCGACAAGGTGGACTTCGTGCCGTCCATCGCGCTCATCGCCATCGTGGGCGAGGGCATGTCGAAGACCATCGGCATCGCGGCCAAGGTGTTCATCGCGCTGCGCGACGCGAAGGTGAACGTGCGCATCATCAACCAGGGCGCGTCCGAGCTGAACATCATCGTGGGCGTGGTGCCCGAGGACTACGAGCGCGCGCTCCAGGCTCTGTACGAGGCGTTCGTGTCCGGCCCGGCGGACATCGCGGCCAGCCGGGCGTCGCGTCCGCCCGAGGCCTGA